A window of Chitinophaga sp. MM2321 contains these coding sequences:
- the nadA gene encoding quinolinate synthase NadA → MITEIAVAKKNLQHNGFLDISVDPGLDLFAAIENLKKEKNAIVLAHYYQEPDIQDVADYIGDSLGLSQQAAKTDADMIVFAGVHFMAETAKILSPQKKVLLPDLKAGCSLADSAPPELFKKFRDKYPDHIVISYINCSAGIKALSDIICTSSNAQKIIESVPHNQPIIFAPDRNLGAYLIQQTGRDMVLWNGACMVHEIFSLEKITKLKVRHPKAKVIAHPECEPAVLAIADYIGSTTGLLKFSQRDDAQEYIVVTETGILHQMQKENPGKTFIPAPPNNACACNDCPHMKLNTLEKLYLCMKYEQPEITMEENLRIAAKKPIERMLEISAQAGL, encoded by the coding sequence ATGATTACGGAAATCGCTGTCGCGAAAAAAAATTTGCAACACAACGGATTTTTGGATATATCGGTGGATCCCGGTTTGGATTTGTTTGCAGCGATAGAAAATTTAAAAAAAGAAAAAAATGCCATCGTGCTGGCACACTATTACCAGGAACCCGATATCCAGGATGTAGCCGACTACATCGGAGATAGTTTGGGTCTTAGTCAGCAAGCTGCAAAAACCGATGCGGATATGATTGTTTTCGCCGGTGTACACTTTATGGCTGAGACTGCTAAGATTTTAAGTCCGCAGAAGAAAGTCTTGCTGCCGGATCTCAAAGCAGGTTGCTCACTGGCCGATAGTGCACCACCAGAGCTGTTTAAGAAGTTCCGGGACAAGTATCCTGACCACATTGTGATCTCTTACATAAACTGTTCAGCGGGTATCAAAGCACTCAGCGATATCATTTGCACGTCTTCTAATGCCCAAAAGATCATCGAAAGCGTACCACACAATCAGCCCATCATATTTGCACCTGACCGCAATTTAGGGGCTTATCTGATCCAGCAAACGGGTCGCGACATGGTTTTATGGAATGGCGCCTGTATGGTGCATGAGATTTTCTCCCTTGAAAAAATTACAAAGCTGAAAGTACGGCATCCTAAAGCCAAAGTGATTGCGCATCCGGAATGTGAACCTGCTGTGTTAGCTATTGCGGATTACATCGGTTCCACTACCGGCTTGCTGAAATTCAGTCAGCGGGACGACGCACAGGAATATATCGTGGTTACGGAAACAGGGATCCTTCACCAGATGCAAAAGGAAAATCCCGGAAAAACTTTTATTCCCGCACCACCCAATAATGCGTGTGCTTGTAACGATTGCCCACACATGAAATTGAATACGCTTGAAAAGCTGTATTTGTGCATGAAGTACGAACAGCCGGAAATTACCATGGAAGAAAACCTGAGAATAGCCGCTAAAAAGCCAATAGAACGAATGTTGGAGATTAGTGCACAAGCAGGTCTATAA
- a CDS encoding SurA N-terminal domain-containing protein, whose amino-acid sequence MSVIQKIREKYAVMIVVVICLAIVSFLLQDAFFGKSSMSQRSTTVGKVNGEGLEFSDYQRLIQDAEAGARQQMPNGNIDEQTRQYIREQVWNQFLNEQIMQAQYKKLGIAVTEAEIVDQIKGKNPNPIVVQQFTRDGQFDRVALQQTISQASSNPQIRQALEQLENYIGKSQEQLKYVTMVKQGVYYPSWLAKQQQEDNSKTATISYVSVPYASIADSTIKVTDAELDRFIQDHKELFKVEESRKVEYVSFDAIPSAQDSTTAIHQIVGLKAELDTTKDLAGFINRNSDIKYYDGYISKNAAQVPEKDSIVNLPVGSIYGPYYDNNLIVFAKMVDRKNMPDTVKVRHILIGSSAQGGLPDSIAKKRADSIEVAVKGGADFKALVSKYSDDPGSKETGGEYDITPASQFVPEFKEFALEGSKGQVKTVKTQFGYHVMQIMDLKNIGPAIKVAYLGKPVEASKETNNIAFSAASDFASKSRNTAAFEKTVQQQKLNKRIADNVRPMDFVTPGIGQSRELVRWAYEAKKGDVSTVFTFDDKYVVAVLTSVRKEGTAPLADVRPQVEAEVKKHKKAEQIIAKLQTPANLDAAAKSTNQPVLKAEGVSFATPFIASMGFEPRVAGAAFNKKWGTTSVSTPIEGNAGVYVVKADSYEAAAQPAQDVASQQAAYEQGIKSMLDQQLFEVLKKKSDVKDNRGKFF is encoded by the coding sequence ATGTCAGTAATTCAGAAAATCAGGGAGAAATACGCCGTCATGATCGTAGTAGTGATTTGCCTGGCTATTGTTAGTTTCCTGTTGCAGGATGCCTTTTTTGGCAAAAGTTCTATGTCCCAGCGTTCTACCACCGTGGGAAAAGTAAATGGAGAAGGGCTGGAGTTTAGCGATTACCAGCGCCTTATTCAGGACGCGGAAGCTGGCGCACGTCAGCAGATGCCGAATGGTAATATTGACGAACAAACACGTCAGTATATCCGTGAACAGGTTTGGAACCAGTTTCTGAATGAACAAATTATGCAGGCTCAATATAAAAAATTGGGTATCGCTGTAACTGAGGCCGAAATAGTAGATCAGATTAAAGGAAAGAATCCTAATCCGATCGTTGTTCAGCAATTTACACGTGATGGCCAGTTTGACCGCGTTGCATTGCAGCAAACCATTTCGCAAGCCAGCAGCAACCCCCAGATCCGTCAGGCCCTGGAACAGCTGGAAAACTACATTGGTAAGTCACAGGAACAACTGAAGTATGTAACAATGGTTAAACAAGGTGTGTATTATCCTTCCTGGTTAGCCAAACAGCAACAGGAAGATAATAGCAAAACTGCTACCATATCATATGTAAGCGTTCCTTATGCTTCTATTGCAGATTCTACTATTAAAGTAACAGACGCTGAACTGGATCGTTTTATCCAGGATCACAAAGAACTCTTCAAAGTAGAAGAATCCCGCAAAGTGGAATATGTATCATTTGATGCAATCCCTTCTGCACAGGATTCCACGACAGCGATCCACCAGATCGTAGGACTCAAAGCAGAGCTGGACACCACAAAAGATCTTGCCGGTTTCATTAACCGCAACTCCGATATTAAATATTACGATGGCTATATTTCCAAAAATGCCGCACAGGTTCCGGAGAAAGACTCTATCGTAAATCTGCCTGTAGGAAGTATATATGGACCTTATTACGATAACAACCTGATCGTATTTGCGAAAATGGTGGATCGTAAAAACATGCCAGACACCGTAAAAGTGCGCCACATCCTGATTGGCTCCAGCGCCCAGGGCGGATTACCCGATTCTATCGCTAAAAAACGTGCTGATAGCATTGAAGTAGCGGTGAAAGGTGGTGCAGACTTTAAAGCACTGGTAAGTAAATATTCTGATGATCCGGGTAGCAAAGAAACCGGTGGCGAATATGATATTACCCCTGCTTCCCAATTTGTACCTGAATTTAAAGAATTTGCACTTGAAGGCAGCAAAGGCCAGGTGAAAACAGTGAAAACCCAATTCGGTTATCACGTGATGCAGATCATGGACCTGAAAAATATCGGCCCTGCTATTAAAGTAGCCTACCTGGGTAAACCAGTAGAAGCAAGCAAGGAAACGAATAACATCGCTTTCAGTGCTGCAAGTGATTTCGCCAGCAAAAGCCGTAACACAGCTGCTTTCGAAAAAACAGTTCAACAACAAAAATTAAACAAAAGGATCGCTGATAATGTACGTCCTATGGATTTCGTTACGCCGGGTATTGGCCAGTCACGCGAACTGGTTCGCTGGGCTTACGAAGCTAAAAAAGGCGATGTTAGCACCGTATTTACTTTTGATGATAAATATGTAGTAGCTGTACTGACCAGCGTACGCAAAGAAGGTACTGCCCCACTGGCAGATGTAAGACCACAGGTTGAAGCGGAAGTTAAGAAGCATAAAAAAGCAGAACAGATCATCGCTAAACTGCAAACTCCGGCAAACCTGGACGCAGCTGCGAAATCTACCAATCAGCCGGTATTAAAGGCAGAAGGTGTGAGTTTTGCTACTCCTTTCATTGCTTCCATGGGCTTTGAACCTCGCGTAGCAGGTGCTGCTTTCAATAAGAAATGGGGCACAACGAGTGTTTCCACTCCAATTGAAGGTAATGCCGGTGTTTATGTTGTAAAAGCCGACAGTTATGAAGCTGCTGCGCAGCCTGCACAGGACGTAGCCAGTCAACAGGCCGCCTACGAACAGGGTATTAAATCCATGCTGGATCAGCAATTATTTGAAGTACTGAAAAAGAAAAGCGACGTGAAAGATAACCGTGGCAAATTCTTCTAG